From the Pseudomonas baltica genome, one window contains:
- a CDS encoding glycosyltransferase, with translation MNTYVQPSSSKATFSIALVNYKTCEMTKTCLELLQKHLVNTNVPVWVVDNNSADESTAYLRSLPWINLIERVQPEGELGHIAHGKALDMILERIDTDYILLMHTDTFIFDDQVFKLMLDLCTQDPKVAAVGCVEQLDRGLLRTSWRFCSRYCKHHYRRMLQALGVPGRIPKPWKEIHLKSFCTLWNSKAIKQHGLHFCMDEQVPGYTLQDRMTASGYSIAEISARRLFKYLDHIQSGTVAACGGYGKGHRRNRMYERAITRLNKAI, from the coding sequence ATGAATACCTATGTGCAACCGTCATCATCTAAAGCGACGTTCAGCATTGCACTTGTAAACTACAAAACATGCGAAATGACTAAAACCTGCCTGGAGCTTCTGCAAAAGCATCTGGTCAATACAAATGTTCCCGTATGGGTGGTGGATAACAACTCGGCGGATGAAAGCACCGCCTACCTGCGCAGTCTGCCGTGGATCAATCTGATCGAGCGCGTACAGCCTGAAGGAGAGCTAGGGCACATCGCACATGGCAAGGCCTTGGACATGATCCTGGAGCGCATCGACACCGACTATATTCTGCTGATGCACACCGACACCTTCATTTTCGATGATCAGGTGTTCAAGCTGATGCTTGATCTCTGCACCCAGGACCCGAAGGTCGCGGCGGTTGGCTGCGTCGAGCAGCTGGATCGCGGCCTGCTGCGCACCTCTTGGCGCTTCTGTTCTCGTTATTGCAAACACCATTATCGGCGAATGCTGCAGGCGCTGGGTGTTCCAGGGCGAATCCCCAAGCCATGGAAGGAAATACATCTGAAAAGTTTTTGCACGTTATGGAACAGCAAGGCAATCAAACAACATGGCCTGCATTTCTGCATGGACGAACAAGTTCCGGGCTATACCCTACAAGATCGAATGACAGCTTCAGGCTATTCCATAGCGGAAATTTCGGCCCGGCGACTATTCAAGTATCTCGATCATATTCAATCAGGTACGGTCGCAGCCTGCGGCGGTTACGGCAAGGGCCATCGCCGCAATCGCATGTACGAACGCGCGATCACCCGATTGAACAAGGCGATTTAA
- a CDS encoding electron transfer flavoprotein subunit alpha/FixB family protein: MTILVIADYVTEGQAHTGVAPSTLNTVAAAQKIGGDIHVLVAGTGVAAVAEAAAKIAGVSKVLVADNAVYAHQLPENVAPLIVELASGYSHVLAAATANGKNILPRVAAQLDVDQISEIVSVESPDTFKRPIYAGNAIATVQSSAAIKVITVRATGFDAVAAEGGSAALESVGAAHDAGKSSFVGEELAKSDRPELTAASIVVSGGRGMQNGDNFKHLYSLADKLGAAVGASRAAVDAGFVPNDMQVGQTGKIVAPQLYIAVGISGAIQHLAGMKDSKVIVAINKDEEAPIFQVADYGLVADLFEAVPELEKLV; this comes from the coding sequence ATGACCATCCTGGTAATCGCTGATTACGTAACTGAAGGTCAGGCCCATACCGGCGTCGCTCCTTCGACTCTGAACACCGTAGCCGCCGCGCAGAAGATCGGTGGCGACATCCACGTGCTGGTCGCCGGCACCGGCGTCGCTGCTGTGGCCGAAGCCGCTGCAAAAATCGCCGGCGTGAGCAAGGTGCTGGTTGCGGACAACGCCGTCTACGCCCACCAGTTGCCGGAAAACGTCGCGCCGCTGATCGTCGAACTGGCTTCCGGCTACAGCCACGTGCTGGCCGCCGCGACCGCCAACGGCAAGAACATCTTGCCGCGCGTCGCTGCTCAGCTGGACGTCGACCAGATCTCCGAGATCGTTTCGGTTGAATCGCCCGACACCTTCAAGCGTCCGATCTATGCCGGTAACGCCATTGCCACCGTGCAATCGAGCGCGGCCATCAAGGTTATCACCGTCCGCGCCACCGGCTTCGACGCCGTGGCCGCTGAAGGGGGGTCGGCTGCCTTGGAGTCGGTCGGCGCTGCACACGATGCGGGCAAATCCTCCTTTGTCGGTGAAGAGCTGGCCAAGTCCGATCGTCCCGAGCTGACAGCAGCGAGCATCGTGGTTTCTGGCGGCCGCGGCATGCAGAACGGCGACAACTTCAAGCACCTCTACAGCCTGGCCGACAAGCTCGGCGCTGCCGTCGGTGCTTCCCGCGCTGCCGTCGATGCCGGCTTCGTGCCCAACGACATGCAGGTCGGTCAGACCGGCAAGATCGTCGCGCCACAGCTGTACATCGCCGTCGGTATCTCCGGCGCGATCCAGCACCTGGCGGGTATGAAGGACTCCAAAGTGATCGTCGCGATCAACAAGGACGAAGAAGCGCCGATCTTCCAGGTCGCCGATTATGGCCTGGTAGCGGATCTGTTCGAGGCAGTACCCGAGTTGGAGAAGCTGGTTTAA
- a CDS encoding DUF4398 domain-containing protein codes for MRVHPFYLLLGALALGGCASAPAPVEQMRLADQALDQARAVGATEDTAEFKLALEKMTQARSDMADGAFKAARLQAEQAELDARVAEAKVLTQKSQDQLAASNVRIDRLRKQLQEGK; via the coding sequence GTGAGAGTTCACCCGTTTTACCTGCTGCTTGGCGCCCTTGCGCTGGGCGGCTGCGCCAGTGCTCCGGCGCCCGTCGAGCAAATGCGCCTGGCTGATCAGGCGCTGGACCAGGCCCGAGCGGTCGGCGCCACCGAGGATACTGCCGAGTTCAAGCTTGCGCTCGAGAAAATGACTCAGGCGCGCAGTGATATGGCCGACGGGGCGTTCAAGGCTGCGCGTCTGCAAGCGGAACAAGCCGAGCTCGATGCTCGCGTCGCCGAAGCCAAAGTGCTGACGCAAAAGAGCCAGGATCAACTAGCGGCCAGCAATGTCCGTATCGACCGCCTGCGCAAGCAGTTGCAGGAGGGGAAATGA
- a CDS encoding electron transfer flavoprotein subunit beta/FixA family protein, translating into MKVLVAVKRVVDYNVKVRVKADNSGVDLANVKMSMNPFCEIAVEEAVRLKEKGVASEIVVVTVGPATAQEQLRTALALGADRAILIEHAEELTSLGVAKLLKAVVDKEQPQLVILGKQSIDSDNNQTGQMLAALSGYAQGTFASKVEINGDKVNVTREVDDGLQTVALNLPAIVTTDLRLNEPRYASLPNIMKAKKKPLETYTPEALGVSVASTVKTLKVEAPAVRSAGIKVKSVAELVEKLKNEAKVI; encoded by the coding sequence ATGAAGGTTCTTGTAGCTGTCAAACGAGTGGTCGACTATAACGTCAAGGTCCGCGTCAAAGCGGACAACTCCGGCGTCGATCTTGCGAACGTCAAGATGTCGATGAACCCTTTCTGCGAAATCGCCGTTGAAGAAGCGGTGCGCTTGAAAGAGAAAGGCGTGGCCAGCGAAATCGTCGTGGTCACCGTTGGCCCGGCCACTGCCCAGGAGCAATTGCGCACCGCGCTCGCGCTGGGTGCCGACCGTGCCATCCTGATCGAGCACGCCGAAGAGCTCACCTCCCTGGGCGTCGCCAAGCTGCTGAAGGCCGTCGTCGACAAGGAGCAGCCACAACTGGTCATCCTCGGCAAGCAGTCGATCGACAGCGACAACAACCAGACGGGCCAGATGCTTGCCGCACTCAGCGGTTATGCCCAAGGCACCTTCGCGTCCAAGGTCGAAATCAACGGTGACAAGGTCAACGTCACTCGTGAAGTGGACGATGGTCTGCAGACCGTTGCCCTGAACCTGCCGGCGATCGTCACCACCGACCTGCGCCTCAACGAGCCACGCTACGCTTCCTTGCCCAACATCATGAAGGCCAAGAAGAAGCCCCTGGAGACGTACACGCCAGAGGCTCTGGGTGTATCCGTTGCCTCCACCGTGAAGACCCTCAAGGTCGAAGCGCCTGCCGTACGCAGCGCGGGTATCAAGGTCAAGTCGGTGGCCGAGCTGGTCGAGAAACTCAAAAACGAAGCGAAGGTGATCTGA
- a CDS encoding OmpA family protein has protein sequence MILKSLQMAAPMMTACLLALSGCAVSSSPEGALQQAGDRYQAIQADANAQRLAPKDVARAEDSLKRAQRLSAYWGSGSDVAHYAYLSERYSEIARLHTVLELNQERLAKLELDRQRLQSALRESRLASVRQQDQWVEDQIMSLTTTDADRGVVLTLGDVLFDSGEAELQPSANRTLLKLVQYLQANLKRTIRIEGYTDNTGEKSFNLSLSRDRAQAVADMLVDLGIDEKRIEVQGYGDQYPVEANASERGRALNRRVEVVFSDNQGVLGEAR, from the coding sequence ATGATTTTGAAGTCTTTGCAGATGGCTGCGCCGATGATGACTGCCTGCCTGTTGGCCCTGTCTGGTTGTGCGGTATCTTCCTCGCCCGAGGGCGCTTTGCAGCAAGCCGGTGACCGCTATCAGGCCATACAGGCCGATGCCAATGCGCAGCGTCTGGCGCCGAAGGATGTTGCCCGTGCCGAAGACTCACTCAAGCGCGCCCAGCGCCTGTCCGCGTACTGGGGGTCAGGCAGTGATGTGGCGCACTATGCTTACCTGAGCGAGCGCTACAGCGAGATTGCTCGCCTGCATACGGTACTGGAGTTGAATCAGGAGCGTTTGGCCAAGCTCGAGCTGGATCGTCAGCGTCTGCAATCGGCGTTGCGTGAATCGCGGTTGGCCAGTGTGCGTCAGCAGGATCAGTGGGTCGAAGACCAGATCATGAGCCTGACCACCACCGATGCCGATCGCGGCGTGGTATTGACCCTCGGCGACGTACTGTTCGATAGCGGTGAGGCTGAACTGCAGCCCTCTGCCAACCGCACCCTCTTGAAGCTGGTGCAGTACCTGCAGGCCAACTTGAAACGTACCATTCGTATCGAGGGCTATACCGACAACACCGGGGAAAAGAGCTTCAATCTTAGTCTGTCCCGAGATCGCGCGCAGGCGGTGGCGGACATGCTGGTGGACTTGGGCATCGATGAAAAACGCATCGAGGTCCAGGGGTATGGCGATCAATATCCTGTCGAGGCCAATGCGTCGGAGCGGGGAAGGGCGTTGAACCGACGGGTCGAAGTTGTATTCTCCGATAATCAGGGAGTGCTCGGGGAAGCGCGATAA